One part of the Arthrobacter sp. EM1 genome encodes these proteins:
- a CDS encoding NAD-dependent epimerase/dehydratase family protein, producing MSTLQGAHVLVTGGAGTIGSTVVDQLLDAGAGRIDVLDNLVRGRRANLDPARSSGRVHLIEGDIRDRDLVHDLCRGKDIVFHQAAIRITQCAEEPRLALEVLVDGTFNVLEAVSAQRVGKLVAASSASVYGLAETFPTAERHHHHNNDTFYGAAKSFNEAMARSFRAMHGLDYVLLRYFNVYGPRMDVHGLYTEVLVRWMERIDDGLPPLIFGDGQQTMDFVHTRDVARANILAAGSPVDAGVYNVASGVETSLLELAEALLRAMGSELAVEHGPDRAVNGVVRRQADTGAATRELGFSAETGLADGLRELVDWWRPLRAEIADARVGGAR from the coding sequence ATGAGCACACTCCAAGGAGCACACGTCCTGGTCACCGGCGGAGCGGGAACCATCGGGTCCACGGTCGTGGACCAACTGCTGGACGCCGGCGCCGGCAGGATCGATGTGCTGGACAACTTGGTCCGCGGCCGCCGGGCCAACCTCGATCCGGCCCGCTCCAGCGGACGGGTGCACCTGATCGAAGGGGACATCCGCGACCGGGACCTGGTCCATGACTTGTGCCGCGGCAAGGACATTGTCTTCCACCAGGCAGCCATTCGCATCACCCAATGCGCCGAAGAGCCTCGTCTTGCCCTTGAGGTGCTGGTGGACGGGACGTTTAATGTGCTCGAAGCAGTGTCCGCCCAGCGGGTCGGCAAGCTCGTGGCGGCGTCCAGCGCCTCTGTCTACGGCCTGGCGGAGACCTTTCCGACCGCCGAACGCCATCACCACCACAACAACGACACATTTTACGGCGCAGCCAAGTCCTTCAACGAGGCCATGGCCCGTAGTTTCCGCGCGATGCACGGCCTGGACTACGTGCTGTTGCGCTACTTCAACGTGTACGGTCCGCGGATGGACGTCCACGGCCTCTACACCGAGGTGCTGGTTCGCTGGATGGAACGAATCGACGACGGGCTGCCGCCCCTGATCTTCGGCGACGGACAGCAGACCATGGATTTTGTGCACACGAGGGATGTGGCACGGGCCAATATCCTGGCCGCTGGCAGCCCGGTGGACGCGGGCGTCTACAACGTCGCCAGCGGGGTCGAAACCAGCCTGCTGGAACTGGCTGAAGCACTATTGCGGGCCATGGGTTCGGAACTGGCCGTAGAGCACGGCCCCGACCGTGCTGTGAACGGGGTCGTCCGACGCCAGGCGGACACGGGCGCGGCCACACGCGAGCTTGGTTTCAGTGCCGAAACCGGGCTAGCGGACGGACTGCGCGAATTGGTGGACTGGTGGCGGCCGCTGCGCGCCGAGATTGCGGACGCCAGGGTCGGGGGCGCGCGGTGA
- a CDS encoding DegT/DnrJ/EryC1/StrS family aminotransferase, whose product MKPWLGAEEAEAVAEVIASGWVAQGPRVKRFEEAFAETQQAGCAVAVSSCTAALHLALKVAGIGPRDDVVVPSFSFIATANSVTYVGARPVFADVEPDTGNVSVSTLEAALTPATRAVIVVDQGGMPVDLDPIRGLCDPLGITVIEDAACAAGSTYRGRPVGAGAELAAWSFHPRKILTTGEGGMLTTDNAAWANRARTLREHAMSVSANERHSTVLAPAESYGEIGFNYRMTDLQAAVGLVQLERLGEAVSRRRAIANTYRRALAGVEGLRFSQDPLYGTSNFQSFWLEVLPGFALGREELLARLAQDGISARRGIMAAHRQPAYAGMDTGKADLSVTERLTDSTLILPVYHQLTPDEQSRVIDSIARSAEEKP is encoded by the coding sequence ATGAAGCCGTGGCTCGGAGCCGAGGAAGCCGAAGCGGTAGCCGAAGTGATCGCCTCGGGCTGGGTGGCGCAGGGACCACGCGTGAAGCGCTTCGAAGAAGCCTTCGCGGAGACGCAGCAGGCCGGCTGCGCCGTCGCCGTGTCCAGTTGCACAGCTGCCCTGCATCTGGCACTGAAGGTGGCCGGCATTGGGCCGCGTGATGACGTTGTAGTGCCGTCCTTCTCATTCATCGCCACCGCAAATTCTGTCACCTATGTCGGTGCCCGTCCCGTTTTCGCCGATGTTGAGCCGGACACGGGGAATGTGTCGGTGTCGACACTTGAGGCTGCCCTGACCCCCGCCACGCGCGCTGTGATCGTCGTGGACCAGGGAGGTATGCCGGTTGATCTGGATCCGATCCGTGGCCTGTGCGACCCACTGGGCATCACCGTCATCGAGGACGCAGCCTGCGCGGCGGGCTCAACGTACCGGGGCCGGCCAGTGGGGGCGGGAGCCGAGCTCGCGGCCTGGTCCTTCCACCCCCGCAAAATACTGACCACCGGGGAAGGCGGGATGCTGACCACCGACAACGCGGCCTGGGCCAACCGGGCGCGGACGTTGCGGGAGCACGCCATGAGCGTCTCGGCGAACGAGCGGCACTCCACGGTCCTGGCGCCAGCGGAATCGTATGGCGAGATCGGTTTTAACTACCGGATGACGGATCTGCAGGCGGCCGTCGGGCTCGTGCAGCTGGAACGCCTGGGTGAGGCGGTGTCCCGGCGCCGGGCAATCGCCAATACGTACCGCAGGGCACTCGCCGGGGTTGAGGGCCTGCGCTTCAGCCAGGACCCCTTGTACGGGACCAGCAATTTCCAGTCCTTCTGGCTCGAAGTACTGCCGGGCTTTGCCCTCGGGCGGGAGGAACTCCTGGCGCGACTGGCCCAGGACGGAATTTCCGCCCGTCGGGGAATTATGGCCGCGCACCGGCAGCCTGCCTACGCCGGGATGGACACCGGGAAAGCTGACCTCTCGGTGACGGAGCGGCTCACGGACAGCACCTTAATCCTGCCCGTATACCACCAGCTGACACCGGACGAGCAGTCCAGGGTGATCGATTCGATAGCCAGGTCTGCCGAGGAAAAGCCATGA
- a CDS encoding NeuD/PglB/VioB family sugar acetyltransferase produces MTELLVIGASGLAREVLSCVRENGQFDVVGVLDDDDAKVGSALDGAPILGPVSYALRYPAARVVVCIGAGRARERVVARLAGLGVPAYRFATVVDPSVRVPSCCEVGPGSILLGNITLTAAIMVGSHVVLMPGVTLTHDDVVEDFATLAAGVCLGGGVRIGRAAYLGMNSSVREGTTVGSGSVIGMGAAVLADVPPDETWAGVPARVLKPSAAAAGARG; encoded by the coding sequence ATGACAGAGCTCCTTGTGATCGGCGCCAGCGGCCTCGCCCGCGAGGTGCTTTCCTGCGTCCGCGAGAACGGACAATTCGACGTTGTCGGCGTCCTCGACGACGACGACGCCAAGGTAGGTTCTGCCCTTGATGGTGCCCCCATCCTGGGACCCGTCAGCTATGCCCTGCGTTATCCCGCAGCACGGGTCGTCGTTTGCATCGGCGCCGGGCGGGCGCGGGAGCGTGTTGTGGCGCGACTGGCCGGTTTGGGTGTACCGGCCTACCGCTTCGCAACCGTTGTTGATCCTTCGGTGCGGGTCCCTTCCTGCTGCGAGGTCGGCCCCGGAAGCATCCTGCTGGGAAATATCACCCTGACCGCCGCGATCATGGTCGGAAGCCATGTGGTGCTGATGCCTGGTGTGACGTTGACCCATGACGACGTAGTGGAGGACTTCGCCACCTTGGCTGCCGGCGTTTGTTTGGGCGGCGGGGTCAGGATCGGCCGTGCGGCTTACCTTGGCATGAACTCATCGGTCCGTGAAGGCACCACCGTGGGGTCGGGTTCTGTGATTGGCATGGGGGCCGCAGTCTTGGCCGATGTGCCGCCGGACGAGACCTGGGCCGGAGTGCCGGCCCGGGTGCTCAAACCCTCGGCTGCCGCGGCGGGCGCCCGGGGATGA
- a CDS encoding Gfo/Idh/MocA family oxidoreductase, translating into MNDSRSDYLRGRDLAATGGPLKAAVIGAGYWGPNLARNFTVSPDWELAGIVDLDQDRAAKLAAAQGGVPVFKSIDELLDLADVDAVAIATPAHTHHGIALTALKAGKHVLVEKPLADSRLRGLEMVEVADERGLVLMADHTYCYTPAVLKIRELIADGSLGDILFIDSVRINLGLLQPDVDVFWDLAPHDLSILDFILPGGLRPVEVAAHGADPLGTGHACVGHLTFALPNDAMAHVHVNWLSPTKIRQLVVGGSRRTLVWDDLNPQQRLSIYDRGVSLDRKSPSAAARTASAISYRLGDTWSPALPEYEALGEMVAEFANSIRQRRPSRTSGASGLRVLCVLEAVSDSLRADGKASVVVGNEPKLEVSR; encoded by the coding sequence ATGAATGATTCACGTTCAGATTACCTCCGTGGCCGGGATCTGGCGGCCACCGGCGGGCCGTTGAAGGCGGCCGTCATCGGTGCCGGCTACTGGGGACCCAACCTGGCGCGGAACTTCACCGTCAGTCCGGACTGGGAGCTGGCCGGCATCGTGGACCTGGACCAAGACCGTGCCGCCAAGCTCGCCGCTGCCCAGGGCGGGGTTCCGGTCTTTAAGTCCATCGATGAACTGCTGGACCTGGCCGACGTCGACGCCGTAGCGATTGCAACGCCCGCCCACACGCACCACGGCATCGCCCTGACGGCGTTGAAAGCCGGGAAACACGTGCTGGTCGAGAAGCCCCTGGCCGACAGCCGGCTGAGGGGACTGGAGATGGTTGAAGTAGCGGATGAGCGGGGGCTGGTCCTGATGGCCGACCACACCTACTGCTACACCCCGGCAGTGCTGAAGATCCGGGAGCTGATCGCCGACGGGTCGCTCGGGGACATTCTGTTCATCGATTCGGTCCGGATCAACCTGGGCCTGCTGCAACCGGATGTGGATGTGTTCTGGGACCTTGCGCCCCACGACCTGTCCATTCTCGACTTCATTCTCCCGGGTGGGCTGCGTCCGGTCGAGGTTGCTGCGCACGGCGCTGATCCGCTCGGTACCGGTCACGCCTGTGTTGGGCACCTGACGTTCGCGTTGCCCAACGATGCAATGGCCCACGTGCACGTGAACTGGTTGAGTCCGACCAAAATCCGCCAGCTTGTGGTCGGAGGCTCCCGGCGGACCCTGGTGTGGGATGACTTGAACCCCCAGCAGCGGCTCAGTATCTACGACCGCGGAGTCAGCCTGGACCGCAAGTCACCGTCAGCGGCAGCCAGAACCGCCTCGGCCATCTCGTACCGGCTGGGCGATACCTGGTCACCGGCCCTCCCCGAGTATGAGGCGCTCGGGGAGATGGTGGCGGAATTCGCCAACAGTATCCGGCAGCGGCGCCCTTCCCGAACCAGCGGCGCTTCCGGTCTCCGGGTGCTCTGTGTGCTGGAGGCAGTCAGCGACAGCCTCCGTGCCGACGGGAAGGCCAGCGTTGTGGTCGGCAACGAACCGAAACTTGAGGTCAGCAGATGA
- a CDS encoding DegT/DnrJ/EryC1/StrS family aminotransferase — translation MTLPLEARVCVPFVDLGAQQDEIAEEVDIGLKEVFARTSFIGGPAVAEFEQAYARFLDTGHCVGVANGTDALELALRACGVGAGGEVILPANTFIATAEAVSRTGAVPVLVDVDPEYLLIDPDQVGQAVTRRTQAIVPVHLFGQTAFVERLEPIAAACGAVIIEDAAQAQGASRYGRCAGTLGLAAGTSFYPGKNLGAAGDAGAVLTADGDVAARVRMLGAHGSARKYEHDAVGMNSRLDTVQAVVLNAKLRRLAGWNERRRQAASRYRELLADVPGVELPRSAPGNLDVWHLYVVRVPDRDRVRAELNAAGIGAGIHYPVPVHLSGAYRGMELGPGSFPVAERAARGILSLPVYPHITEAQQQYVAERLQAALSGS, via the coding sequence ATGACGTTGCCGTTGGAAGCCAGAGTCTGCGTCCCCTTCGTTGACCTGGGCGCTCAGCAGGACGAGATCGCCGAGGAAGTCGACATTGGCCTGAAAGAGGTTTTCGCCCGGACTTCGTTCATTGGCGGCCCCGCCGTGGCGGAATTTGAGCAGGCCTACGCCCGTTTCCTCGACACCGGACACTGCGTCGGGGTGGCCAACGGCACGGATGCACTGGAACTGGCCCTGCGCGCGTGCGGGGTCGGTGCGGGCGGGGAAGTCATTCTCCCCGCCAACACGTTTATCGCTACCGCCGAGGCGGTGAGCCGGACCGGTGCCGTGCCGGTCCTCGTCGACGTCGACCCGGAGTACCTGCTGATCGACCCGGACCAGGTGGGGCAGGCTGTCACGCGGCGGACCCAAGCGATCGTGCCCGTTCACTTGTTCGGCCAAACGGCATTCGTTGAGCGCCTGGAACCGATCGCGGCCGCGTGCGGCGCAGTGATCATCGAAGACGCCGCCCAGGCCCAGGGCGCCTCCCGCTACGGCCGGTGCGCCGGCACACTGGGATTGGCTGCCGGAACAAGCTTCTATCCGGGCAAGAACCTCGGGGCGGCCGGTGATGCCGGCGCCGTACTGACCGCCGACGGGGACGTCGCCGCCCGAGTCCGGATGCTTGGCGCGCACGGGAGCGCACGCAAATACGAGCACGACGCGGTGGGTATGAATTCACGTCTCGACACCGTCCAGGCAGTGGTACTGAACGCCAAGCTGCGGAGGCTGGCGGGCTGGAACGAACGGCGCCGGCAGGCCGCGTCACGTTACCGGGAGCTGCTGGCGGACGTGCCCGGCGTCGAGCTCCCCCGCAGCGCCCCCGGCAACCTCGATGTCTGGCATCTGTACGTGGTCCGCGTCCCCGATCGGGACCGGGTCCGCGCCGAGCTGAACGCCGCGGGGATCGGCGCCGGCATCCACTACCCGGTCCCGGTCCATCTGAGCGGGGCTTATCGCGGGATGGAGCTCGGCCCCGGGAGTTTTCCGGTCGCAGAACGGGCCGCTCGCGGGATTCTGTCGTTGCCCGTCTATCCGCACATCACCGAGGCTCAGCAGCAGTATGTCGCGGAACGGCTGCAGGCAGCCCTGAGCGGCTCATGA